One genomic region from Quercus robur chromosome 4, dhQueRobu3.1, whole genome shotgun sequence encodes:
- the LOC126722311 gene encoding uncharacterized protein LOC126722311, whose amino-acid sequence MHYSGPMFSLVPTQPNQVTFSLNKKLTAHLSLFSNSWFKPNQRGKRFGSYPYQKDQLQASSYKLQPEKDKHKEPAIGLRALGAKSKLGFIDGSLSLTPYMAKNPLLVQAWTNCNNMVVSWILNCVSPKILASVVYKNIALEVWIDLKNRFSQKNGPKLFQLQKVPAKITQGDLFVTDHFTQLNALWDEIENYRALPRCTYDSCTCSINEKLTQYQLQDLVMQFLMGLNETYSQV is encoded by the exons TATTCAGGTCCCATGTTCAGTCTGGTACCTACTCAGCCAAATCAGGTTACTTTTTCCTTAAACAAGAAGCTCACAGCCCATCTGTCTCTATTCAGCAACTCTTGGTTCAAGCCAAACCAGCGTGGAAAAAGATTTGGAAGCTATCCTTATCAGAAGGATCAGCTTCAAGCTTCAAGCTACAAGCTGCAACCTGAGAAGGACAAGCACAAAGAACCAGCTATTGGTCTT AGAGCTTTGGGAGCTAAAAGCAAATTAGGGTTTATTGATGGAAGTCTTTCACTTACTCCTTACATGGCAAAAAATCCATTACTTGTTCAAGCTTGGACCAACTGCAACAACATGGTTGTATCTTGGATATTGAATTGTGTTTCTCCAAAGATTCTTGCAAGTGTTGTTTACAAGAATATTGCTTTAGAGGTCTGGATTGATCTCAAGAATCGTTTTTCTCAAAAGAATGGACCAAAGCTCTTTCAACTTCAGAAGGTGCCTGCAAAGATTACTCAAGGAGATCTTTTTGTCACAGATCATTTCACTCAATTGAATGCTTTGTgggatgaaattgaaaattatagaGCTTTACCACGCTGTACCTATGATTCTTGCACTTGTTCAATCAATGAGAAATTGACACAATATCAGTTGCAAGATTTAGTAATGCAGTTTCTTATGGGACTCAATGAGACATATAGTCAGGTCTAA